A part of Periophthalmus magnuspinnatus isolate fPerMag1 chromosome 14, fPerMag1.2.pri, whole genome shotgun sequence genomic DNA contains:
- the LOC117381554 gene encoding olfactory receptor-like protein COR4: MQNLSLHLDVLLLDGVPVSPGSAPLAFALLLLVYVFIIVSNLGLVLLIWIDRRLHTPMYLLFCNLAVTDVLANVNVVPRVLLDTLRPPAERLISYPECVAQAFWAHLLATGMRTVLMVMAFDRYVAVCLPLRYSAIMSPRMLVKLLVAAWSAALVLVSVLIGLTVRLNRCRLLVVGLQCSNAALFGLSCESVFVNNVYGLTFTTMLYLSSAGSLVLTYGSIIAVSVRRDRTLNLKALRTCLSHLLVYFLSLFSGLTVILFTRFPKLRQERHLASVLYTVLPGCFNPLIYGLQSQEIRNYVRAVFRGSVFRGSIMFRGSVFQRACTKRK; the protein is encoded by the exons ATGCAGAACCTATCGTTGCATCTGGACGTGCTCCTGTTGGACGGCGTGCCCGTGTCCCCTGGCTCCGCCCCCCTCGCCTTCGCCCTTCTTCTTCTGGTGTACGTGTTCATCATAGTGTCCAACCTGGGCCTGGTGCTGCTCATCT GGATAG ACCGCCGTCTGCACACGCCCATGTACCTGCTCTTCTGTAACCTGGCCGTCACCGACGTGCTCGCTAACGTCAATGTGGTGCCGCGCGTTCTGCTGGACACGTTGAGACCGCCGGCCGAGCGCCTCATCTCGTACCCCGAGTGCGTGGCGCAGGCGTTCTGGGCCCACCTGCTGGCGACGGGCATGAGGACAGTGCTGATGGTAATGGCGTTTGACCGTTATGTGGCAGTGTGTTTGCCCCTGCGTTACAGCGCCATCATGAGCCCGAGGATGTTAGTGAAGCTGCTGGTGGCGGCGTGGAGCGCTGCGCTCGTCCTGGTGTCTGTGCTCATCGGGCTCACTGTGCGTCTGAACCGCTGCCGCCTGCTGGTGGTGGGGCTGCAGTGCAGTAATGCTGCGCTTTTCGGGCTGTCGTGCGAGAGCGTGTTTGTGAATAACGTCTACGGTTTGACCTTCACCACGATGTTGTACCTGTCGTCGGCGGGCTCCCTGGTGTTAACCTACGGCAGCATCATAGCGGTCAGCGTGCGGCGCGATCGCACTCTGAACCTTAAGGCCCTGCGTACCTGTCTGTCACACCTCCTCGTCTACTTCTTGTCGCTCTTCAGCGGTTTGACCGTGATCCTGTTCACGCGTTTCCCAAAACTCAGACAGGAGCGGCACCTCGCCAGCGTCCTCTACACCGTCCTCCCCGGCTGCTTCAACCCGCTCATCTACGGCCTGCAGTCACAAGAGATACGGAACTATGTGCGTGCAGTGTTCCGGGGGAGCGTGTTCCGGGGGAGCATCATGTTTCGGGGGAGCGTGTTTCAGAGGGCGTGCACTAAGAGGAAGTGA